In a single window of the Dreissena polymorpha isolate Duluth1 chromosome 3, UMN_Dpol_1.0, whole genome shotgun sequence genome:
- the LOC127874923 gene encoding protein toll-like — MIFASYYITLTTTFAVSFSTASTSCSKAFSEWRPTWMPLRDELRCKPNCDADVKTSHFSGNWTSYDKCCVCHSCASWEGNEIDLVIEYVSVMGKSLVIVEKPFEKVSVYKIELQYGEMSEFPSNICNWDDDVRIGTLFGSVSIVSSFIDFQENVVTIDLTGNKIRKIPDINCLIRLDTLKLAGNKIGLLSNTSIANLTYLRHVDLTNNILKAIDPNTLVNQNLNILVGLFAGNEITTGDVSNWLKERPFCEYDFSNNKISQLTNTKNITLNPDKIYGTGFLILAGNLITTFPDLKTLLNLDSLNMFGTLINFGFDLRNVPLTCDCHMQPYHHLASSTLVQLWRDYFNLTCASPESLKDASIYSVDPHDFVCELTQADKCPRGCKCIDQPQNDTIYIDCESANLLEMPTELPTSTFSNKISLNLAQNDITTLANVSYLHKLSLINLSRNDLGDVGNNIFGKLENAVIDISINPRIRVLPRLIQYRNVCETVLSKLIVDCNCDTLWIESWLKTRSCDNMDQSNYFKCHVPGKGTIYGTEFSESLLDCQHDLTHLISTPILCSTALVIVGAIVTYIFRYEALVIWLKLTHSTDFASFSYDVALSFNSEDEMLRKWVIKTLVPAIHNEGYKTFMPFVDVERGDDRTTGVIEAFKDSRNFVLILSTSYLTDGIAPENDIEEANELERKWIENEWKYAWHLFITDRRRKAIIVNYDHISASQVADKKIKAILRVGDMVNFGNHNDDMLQTIIQKIEKRVKRTGTDDFVELRVRPNANQVTPAIIKFRTNYVDEKYRY, encoded by the exons atg ATTTTTGCAAGCTACTACATCACACTAACGACAACCTTTGCTGTATCATTTTCAACGGCTTCGACGTCGTGCAGCAAAGCCTTCTCTGAATGGCGTCCAACGTGGATGCCGTTACGCGACGAACTTCGATGCAAGCCGAATTGTGATGCCGACGTTAAAACGAGCCATTTTTCCGGAAACTGGACCAGCTATGACAAATGCTGCGTCTGCCACTCGTGCGCATCGTGGGAGGGAAACGAAATTGACCTTGTCATCGAGTATGTGTCCGTTATGGGCAAATCATTGGTTATTGTTGAGAAACCCTTTGAGAAAGTTTCCGTGTATAAGATAGAATTACAATACGGAGAAATGTCAGAGTTTCCGAGCAATATATGCAACTGGGACGACGACGTAAGGATTGGTACGCTCTTTGGGAGCGTGAGTATAGTGTCTTCGTTTATTGATTTCCAGGAAAATGTGGTAACGATTGATCTGACGGGAAATAAAATCAGAAAAATACCCGACATCAATTGCCTTATTCGACTTGACACATTAAAACTTGCCGGGAACAAAATAGGCCTGTTGTCGAATACATCAATAGCCAATCTAACATATTTGCGACACGTTGACTTGACCAATAACATTTTGAAAGCAATTGATCCTAACACCTTGGTAAACCAAAATTTGAACATTTTAGTCGGCTTATTTGCTGGAAACGAGATTACGACAGGGGACGTTAGTAATTGGTTGAAGGAACGACCCTTTTGCGAATATGACTTCAGTAACAACAAAATAAGCCAGCTAACAAACACCAAAAATATAACACTAAATCCGGATAAAATCTATGGAACGGGATTTTTGATTCTTGCAGGTAACTTGATCACTACATTTCCTGACTTGAAAACACTGTTAAACCTTGACAGTCTTAATATGTTCGGAACGTTGATCAATTTCGGATTCGATTTGCGGAACGTCCCATTAACGTGTGACTGCCACATGCAGCCTTACCATCATCTGGCCAGCAGCACGTTGGTACAGCTGTGGAGAGACTATTTCAACTTGACGTGTGCCAGCCCGGAATCTTTAAAAGACGCGTCCATCTATAGTGTTGACCCACATGACTTTGTATGCGAGCTTACACAGGCGGACAAATGCCCTCGGGGATGCAAGTGCATTGATCAACCTCAAAACGACACCATATATATCGATTGCGAAAGCGCAAACCTTCTGGAAATGCCAACCGAGTTGCCAACGTCGACTTTTTCTAACAAGATCTCGCTTAACTTGGCTCAAAATGATATAACCACACTCGCAAATGTGTCATACCTTCACAAGCTTTCGCTAATCAATTTGTCTCGTAATGATCTGGGCGATGTCGGCAATAACATTTTTGGAAAGCTCGAGAATGCCGTGATTGACATCTCAATAAACCCTCGAATCCGAGTTCTACCGCGTTTGATTCAGTATAGGAATGTCTGTGAAACTGTGCTGTCCAAATTGATAGTGGATTGCAACTGTGACACTCTGTGGATTGAAAGCTGGCTTAAAACGCGGTCATGTGACAATATGGACCAATCGAATTACTTCAAGTGTCATGTACCTGGAAAAGGTACAATCTATGGTACCGAGTTCTCTGAAAGTTTACTTGATTGTCAACATGACCTCACGCATTTGATTTCAACACCCATATTATGTTCAACGGCCCTGGTTATTGTCGGTGCCATTGTAACTTACATATTTAGGTATGAAGCACTAGTCATTTGGTTAAAACTCACCCACAGTACCGACTTTGCCAGCTTCTCATACGACGTTGCGTTGAGCTTTAATTCAGAAGACGAAATGTTACGTAAATGGGTCATCAAAACCCTTGTTCCTGCAATTCACAATGAAGGCTATAAGACATTCATGCCGTTTGTTGATGTAGAACGTGGTGATGACAGAACAACGGGTGTTATTGAAGCCTTTAAAGATAGTCGGAACTTTGTCCTTATTTTATCAACCAGCTACTTGACGGATGGTATAGCTCCAGAAAACGACATAGAAGAAGCAAATGAACTAGAACGAAAGTGGATCGAGAACGAATGGAAATATGCTTGGCACCTGTTCATAACTGACCGTCGCAGGAAGGCAATAATCGTCAACTACGATCACATATCAGCCTCTCAAGTAGCCGACAAGAAAATAAAAGCCATTCTTAGAGTCGGCGACATGGTTAATTTTGGAAATCATAACGACGACATGCTCCAAACTATTATCCAGAAGATAGAAAAACGAGTAAAACGGACAGGAACGGACGATTTTGTAGAACTAAGGGTCAGGCCAAACGCGAACCAGGTGACACCGGCGATAATAAAATTTCGTACAAACTATGTAGACGAAAAATATCGCTACTGA